The Ochotona princeps isolate mOchPri1 chromosome 22, mOchPri1.hap1, whole genome shotgun sequence nucleotide sequence TCGTGGCTCGGGCTGCCGCCGGGGCTGCGCGCGCACGTCGAGCTGCGGAGGCGGTTCGTGCCGAGGTACGTGTCCTGACGTTTGCTGGGACCGCTCGACTCGCTAGCCGTGCCGGATTGCGTCACGCGCCGCGGGGCCGGAGCTGCGCCTGCGCAGAAGGCGGTAGTAGCGCTGCGAGGCAGGGGGCGGGGCCGACTGCAAGGGGTCACGTGAGCGGGTCTGCAGACGCCGTCTTCCGTGGCAGGTGCTGCTCCGGCGCGGGAACCTGGGGCCCTGTGTCCCGGGGCGGGCGGCCGGGGTGGGCCACGCGGGGGACCCGTGTCCCGAGGGCGGACGGCCGGGGTGGGCCACGCGGGGGTCTTCGCTGCTGACTCTTCTCAGGGGACGCCGAGCTTCGGCCTCTTGTGCCCAGGTAATGTTGGCAGCCAGAATTTAAGATGCGTTCGTGTTCCTGACTCTCCCCTTACTTGGCCTTTTAGGAAGCTTTGCTCCAtgctttgaaatgtttttttcaaatcCTCTGAGGCCTAGCTTAGCAGCGCTGAAGAAAAGTCATTAGGCCTGACCCAATATCTCCATTGGCTAATTCTCAATCTCCAGGAGCCCcgatgccatatggatgccagttcgtgtctcgctgctccacttcccatccagctccctgcttgtggcctgggaaagcagtcgaggacggcccaaagccttgggaccctgcacccatgtgggagaccaggaaaagctcctggctcctggcttcggatggctcagctccagccattgtgaccacttggggtgaACGAATGGATGCAcactctttgtctctttgtgcaaatctgactttccaacaaaaaacaaataaaccttaaaaaactcAGTAAAACTTCTAAAAATTAAACTATATTCACTGAAAATAAAAGCCCCTGCTCAGTAGTAGACCAGTCAGGGTTCAAGTAAGAGCAGAGGAACTGGCCACGAATGCCAAGCAGGATGGGAGGCAGGAGAAAGAAGCTAAGAGAAGTGTAGCAGAGGGTTAACAGGTAAATAATACAGGTATAGGGTCTGATGCGATGGTTCAGTTGACTAACCCTCCAGTTGcaagcgccagtatcccatatgagcattggttcatgtctaggctaccccacttcccatccacctccaaaaatctaaaaacaaacaaaaaataaaggtatAAAGCCAGTAGCAAGAATTTGGGTGAGCAAGTAGCaggccttttaaaaattatttacttgaaaggcaacacaacagaaggagaggcagttTTGGCACCTTCTTCATGAGCCATTGTGTTTGGCCTGGGGCCATGGTGGTCACATGGCCCAGTCACACACCCATTCTGATCCTCCTCCATCAGTGGGACCAGACGAAGTCCACGGGCACACTTGTTAGATGAGGGCATGAGTCATTTGACTGTCTCCTGGATCAGGTGCCCAGCTATGCGTTGCTAGCTGCTTCCAGTGCAAACATGCGCCTCCCTAGCCACTGCAGCTCCGCCAAGCAagcccctccctcctctgccGACCCGATGGTGCCCTTGCCTCTCGGTGTTGTCCTGTCTGTGACGACTTGAGGTTTGGGAGCTGCTATCGCACACGATGGAAATACAGGTTGTAGGCATCTACAGGGATCCAAGTGCAATATTTCCTGCTCTCCCTGGTCGAATTCAGTCCACATTGCCACATACACTGAATCAGGAGAGGCAAAGTTCCCACTGCATACTTTGGTTTCACAGCGCTAATGCTGGAGAAGCACTTTAAAGCCCATGGCTGAGGGTGACAgggctgtggctcctgactctggcttgctGCCAGCgcaggtgctgggaggcagcagtgcatCTTGGAACCCATGCACCAGTTTCCTCCAACCACATgcgagagccagatgaagctgcagctccaggctctCCCCTGCCCAGgcatggctattgtgggcatttggggagtggagcagcacaTGGCaaatctcaaataagtaaatatttttgaagttgtAAATACTGTTCTCTAAATGATTTTCCTAAATCTTCTTACCATAGTTGTagatggaatcttttttttaatcctgctAAAATATGCATAACATAAAATGTACTGGtttaactgctttttaaaaagatttatttttattgcaaaatcagatatacagagagcaggagagacagagaagaagatcttccatctgatgattcactccccaagtgagcacaacagctggtgctgcgctgatccgaagccaggagccaggaatttcttccgggtctcccacgtgggtgcagggtcccaaggctttgggccgtcctcaactgcttttccaggccataagcagggagctggatgggaagtggagctaccgggcttagaaccggtgcccatatgggaattcagcacattcaaggtgaggactttattttttttttaaagatttatttttattacaaaatcagatatacagagaggagggaagatagagaggaagatcttccatccgatgattcacttcccaagtgagcacaacggctggtgctgtgctgatctggagccaggagccaggaacctcttccaggtctcccacgtgggtgcaggatcccaaaatattgggccgtcctcgctgctttcccaggccacaagcagggagctggatgggaagtggagctgccgggataagaaccggcgtgcatatgggatcccggtgcgttcaaggcgaggactttaactgctaggccacgccactgggtcccaaggtgaggactttaatcactaggccacggcgccggggcccttaactattttttaaatattaatttgtttatattgggaaggcagatcagatttatgcatcatctgctggttcactcccaaagcggccacaCAGCTAGATtaaagctgatccgaagccaggagccaggagcttcttctaggtctccattgcaggtgaagggtcccaaggccttgggccatcctctgttgctttcccagaccacaggcagtgaactggacaggaagtggagcaaatgggacattaactggtgcctatatgggatcctggtgcatgcaaggggaggatttggCCTTTAGGCTGTGGCAGGCCCCCCAGCAGATCTATGTGACGTATCAAGCGGGAACTGCTCGCCTTCCCCTGTGCCTGCCGTCCCTGATAACCACTGATGTACTTTGTCTTGCCACACGTGGCCTTTTCTTTCTGAATATTCAATTAGTCTAATGCTCTTAGGAGTCATCCATGGTTCAGTGTGTATCAGAATTTCAGTCCCAGAACTAGCACCATAGCTTGAAAGGACAATCCTCTGCCATGCAGCTGCTGGCATCCATCTggttgcctgttcatgtcctagctgcttcacttcccatccagctccatgcctgtggcttgggaaagaagtgcaggatgggatggcccaaagccttgggatcttatacgcatgtgggagactgagaagaggctcctggctcctggctttagattggctcagctcttgctgttactgcagttttgggagtgaaccagtggatggaagaccttctctctctctctccttttctctgtaaatctgcctgttaaatcaaaagaaaacttaaaaaaattaaagtactgTATATAGTTAGATACTtttgtaaaagagaaaaaaaatcagtctcttTTAAGGATGAATAATATTACATtgtgtgccagtatcccatttgcTTATCtattcatctgctgattgatttaCTTGGGGGCAGTTTCCATGTTTGGTCATTGTGAATACTGCTCATTTGAGTATTTTTGGGCAAGTAACCCAGTTCCTGCTCTGAATTCTTCAGAGTGTGCACCTACAAGTAGcattgctggatcacatggtaaTTCTCTGCTTAACTTCCTCAAGGAACCAACAAATCTTTCCCACAGCAGCTGTCCCATTTTATATCCCCACCAGCCACATAGAATGGCTACAGTTTCCCAAGTCTCCAAATGGACTGAAGTATTTTAAGCAAGAAATTCACAGACATGGGGTCTTCATGTTCAACAAAACACTCACTAGTTTTTTCATTTCACTGCGTCATTTCAGATAATCTACCTGAAAATGTGACGAGAAAGAGGTAGCAGGTGAAGGGACCTACATACTAGAAtgatcatctgttgcctccaggAAACTGGAGTAGGAACTTGGGCACCAAGGCATCCCAGACAACCTTgcagctgtgccaaatgcccactcctttGCCAGTTTGTCATCAATAGTCCGCAGTTCAGGGGAGCCGAAATAAAACATCCTCAAGACAAAGCCTGTATTATAAGTCATGACAGATGAGAAACATGTTTCACAAAGGCAccttagtttgaaaaaaaaaaaaagcctagattttattaataattaaaaCACACCTGGATGAATTTAAGTGGGCCACAAATGTTTTTATGTCACCTTTCAAAAATCAGTGGATCAGTTTTCACGGCAGGATTTCAAACCATGTGTTTCACATGGCTGTGGTCTGTCTATCTTTGCCACTATTAAAGGTCACCTCCAAGAGTGTGCAGGCGCACGTGAGGTTGGAAACCGGGAGAAGCCCAGGACACCAGGGCAAGGCAGGCGGTTCTGACTGCCCCCGCGCTCTAGCTGTCCTGCAGGAGATGTAAGGGCAACACTATTCTACCCAGATTCTGGGTGTCCACAGACTAGAAGGAAACCTACAAAATCCAAAACGCACAGGGGGCGAGGCAACCCCAGCGCCTTGCCCACCGCAGACACCCGCGTCCACCCAGGTCACGTGGGTGTCCGGCCTCCGCGGACACGGCTGGTTCCGGGACTCCATGGAGACGGAGGCTGGGCGGCGTCTCGCGCCGCTGGCCGTCTGCTGGCTTCCGATTAGCCATGGCGGCCCCGAGGCAGTGACGCCAGCCGCGTCCCGGGGCTTCCGGCCGGGCGGCCTTTCGGGCTTGACCGGCGGGCCTTTCCGGCCTGACCAGCGGGTTTGGTGTCCCCGGTGCTCCGCTGCGCCCTGCCGGCCGACTCCCCCACTTGGGCACTTGGCCCGAGGCGGAAGTTCTGCGAGCTGCTGCGGGCGCTGATGGCGGCACGCCCGGACAATCTCTCCGCCCCCTAGACCTCTCAGTTGTCGGCCATTGGTGGCGGGAGGCGGGTGTCCATCCTTTATCTGGAATCACATTCCTAATCCTCTCCATGACATTGTCAATGAAAGCCCCAGGAAGACCGGAGACTGCGCGCCGTGGGAGGAGCAGGGGCTTTACAAAAGGCTTGCTTGTGCAGTAGAGGCAAGAGCTGCGGGTGGCGGCAGTCCGAGGCTTTGCCCCACAGCTCCTGCAGGCAGAGACCTGGTTCGACCAGGGCAAGGGGCTTGGGGAACACGAGCCACAAAGGGACCCCTTGGACGTTGAGGGAGTCCTGCGGTGAGGAAGGAGAGCCAGGCAAAGCGTTTAAGGTCATTCTCAAGGGCACATGTGCGAACAGCAGAACTCTGAAACAATGTGTTTGCCCAAGTGCTAGGTTGCAGTTCCAGCACATGTAACCATGTATCTGCAGGCAGCCTGGTGGATTGATTTTGGTTACAAAGTATACTGAGGCCTATCACCCAAGAATGCCAACCCAAACGCTGttacagttttctttctttcctttttttttttttttcagatttacagagagaagaaagagcatgcatccactggtttactgtccAACTGGCTTCAcctgccagagctaagccaatccaaagccaggagcctcctctgggtctcccacgtgggtgtggggtcctgaggctttcagctgtctttcactgctttcccaggccacaagggagcaggatgggaagtagagcatccaggatatgaactggtgcccacatgggatcccggcgcatgcaaggtgaggactttagccactaggctgccttgCCGGGCTGGGTTGCACAGTTTTCTGTATAAGGTTTCCGAGAGTGCCCCATGCCAGggcctgctttgcttctgatctctGCACCCCGCAAGGCAGCGGGTGATGCTCCAGGACTGtggccctctgccacccacaggggacatTTGGGTGGATTTCAGCACGTAACTTCggactggcctggccctggcagctgcaagtactgggggttggggggaattGAAAgttatatgcctttcaaataaaatgaattgggGTTGGTGCGgtgattcaactggctaatcctttacctcaagcacttctaatccagctccctgcttgtggcctgggaaagcagttggaggatggcccaagtcttgggtccctgcacccacttgggagacttggctcctgatcagctcagctcagctccaggcattgaggccatttgaggagtggatcagtggatggaatcttttctctccttctttctataaatctgcatttcaaataataatagatctttaaaaaaaacttttagaatATGTGACAACAGCAGATTCCTTCCAGTCTCATTTGTcttactttcccaggtgctctGACATGACGCCCAACCCAGGCTGCACAGGCCAGCCAGGCACTGGCAGAACGAAGGAGGTTTCTTTGGCTTGATAGAACAGAGAAGAGGGGGTGCCCTGATGTGAGAAGCCTAGGGGCACAAGAGCTGGGGTCTAGGGCGAGGGTGAATGAGGGATGTGCGAGATGGGACACAGCAAGGCTGTGATGGTGATTCCTAGGATGTGGGCAGGTGACAGGCCAGTTAGCAGTTTCTGTATGATGGagcccagcacacacagcacataccCACACCTTCCTGTGGCTGAGGACTCTGGATGGCAGGCCCGGCAAGCCTGCTGGCCACAGTTCCTCAGGCTACTGTGGTTCTTAACACTCAGGGAGCCCCTGTGAAAGGCTTGGAAGGGCTAAACCGAAGACCACTGCCCACCAACCAGGTTGGAGGTGAGAGGTGGTGTCTCTGGGCTGGGGGCGTGGGGTGTTAGCCCCACAGCATTCCCCTCCCATCATCCTACACAGTTCCCTTCCCACCCATAGCCCCTTGTGTCTTCCTGTGGACAAGGGTGTCAGAGGATCCTTACTTTGGCCCCTCACGCACACAGGCATGCATGAAGGTGAAGGACAAATCTGTTTTTCCATGGAGTTTTTCAAATGCCCTACTGGCTTAATGCCTCAGCAGAGCTGCTTGCACCAGCTTGCAGGGCGTGTCTGACCACTGCTTAGATGTGGCTTTGAACCTGCATCTGACTGCATTAACAGCCAGTTCATGAGATTTTTGGTTCACATGCATTGGCAGGTAGTTTCATCAGGTTGCGAACCTGCTGAACACCTTACACAAATCAGGATGGGGCCACCAGTCCTGGTGAGACCACCTTAGGGGACCACAGGTGTATATGGGTCTAATGTTGATTGTGTGGGGATATGACTGTAAGTCACCCTTTCAATCATGGTGTTGCCAAACATGCGAGCCTTCTCAGGTTTCCCAGCATGCTACAGGGGAGCCACCGGTCCCCCAAGTCCAGTCCCTACTCAGGAGAGTTGTCACAGTGACACCCACTCTAAGCTCAAGATGGCCTAGGAAGGCTTTGCTTCCTTAAGTCACAAAGGCTTGGACCAGAGGAACTGCAGCCACTAGGGAGGAATCTAGGGGCCTACTGAGTTCAACAGGGTTTTCATTCTAGCACAGGCCTGAGGAATCTTTTTCTCTGCCAAGGGCCATGTGGGTATTTGTAGTATCATTAATGGGTCAAAGTGATCAACTTGCAAATGGTTCAAAATGGACTATATATAGACAAGCTGTAGAGACTTCTTGAACATTAAACCCTGGCTGCAGCTGCCttggctgggccagatcaaatgaATGCACTGGCTTTGCATTCCTGCCCCTATTGAGGGTCCTGTTGGGTTTTCCTCGTGGCTGAGACTGAACCAGGGTCAGGGCTTTGGGGGTTGTGAGCTGCAtccaagcagcagagagaggaggtgaCAAAGGACTGTCTGAGCCCAGCCACGCCCCTTCATTGGCGTCTCCCTCCAACACACCTCGGGGGGCGGGAagcctgctgcctgggacacttcACGACCCCCTCCCTTTTCACACAGCCTCTTCTAACCGCCTGGCACACAGGAAGAGATTAACTGCGGAAGCTGCGTGATCACGATATACTATCCTTTGGTCCAAGAATGACAGAACCACTTAGAAGGGCACCTGAGAGTGTTACGGAAAGATGGGATTCAAAGATGAGGTTTTCTCGATGGGAAAACAGCTAACAATTCAGGCTCATCATGGGGTGGCCTCCTGCCACACTCATGGTTCACGGACTTTCTCAAGCAGCCTTGGACGGGGTTCTGTTTTCCTCCTTTGCATGTGGATGCTGTGAGGGCTGGTCTGCAGGACCAGCAACAGCAGTGCCCAATCCCGAGCCCCCCATCCTCGGCGGGTCCTCCCCTCAGCAGTGTGTTCGGCCACCTCCTTTGTGAGCTTGTTGTCTGTTAACAGTAAGGGGCTCAGGTAGGGCCTGGTCCCCTGCCTGGGGATCTCCAGGCCCTGCCAAGTGCATGACCGCAAGGGCCTCAGGAAACACGCTGTGGCTGGGCTCTGTCCTCAGAGAGGACACCTCCACAGTGCAGGGGGCCGGGCACCATAGTACAGGGCCACCGTGTGCCCAGGAGGGGTGCGGGAGGCCAGCAGCTTAGGCCTCTGCCCACATGCAGCGCCATCTTCTATCCCACCCACCTTGCCCCGAAACTCAGGCCAACACATCAGGTAAAAGGAACAATAGTGATGTGTATATTATGTTGTCAGCACTTCCAGAACTGGGAACTCTACTGAGCaagtagaaaaatagaaaagtttgCTTAAAAGGCAACAGGGACCCGTCAAAACACGCTctggagaggctcctggcgtCGGGAGAGGCCAACCTGGTCCTCGGCACAGCTGGGAACCGGGGTCCCCCACTTCCTGAGATCTGGGGCCAAAGCCGAGGGCCTGCTGGGCCCCCCCGCTagttggcccagtcctggaagcGGAAGCAGTCACTGGCTATCTTCCACACGGTGTTGCTAGGCGAGGCCTGTGCGGTGAGGATGAAGTTCTGGTTGAAGTCCCTCTGTTTATTGCCCTCGAACTTGACCGTGCCGCAGATTACCACAAGCACCGTGGTCTGGCTCGGCGTGGCTTCATCATGCACAGGCTGGCAGTCCACCACGCTgatctggaactcgctggaaggTAGCATCTCAAAGAACTCACTCAGGGACTCGTGTCCTGAGACGGCATTGCCGTTCCACACCATGGTGGCGGTGCCCATGTATAGGCGGGACAGTAGGCGCCGCCGCTTGTCCATGGTGCTGTAGTAGACGTTGACGAACTCCTCGGCGGCCCTGCACGCCTGGTCCACATACGTCTTGAAGTCCACGGATGCCATTGTtgctgtgggtgcaggctcctgcCAGGGCGACCCCCTGTGTTCAGGGCTCCTGGGGCTGTGGGACAGGAAGGGTGAAGAGATCACGTGTGAATGCAGACATCATAGTGGGCGGCAAGGTGCCCATCAAGTCCTGGGCCAACAGCGTGCACACCTGATGGTGGCAGAGCCATCTGGGCTGTGCATGCGCCTGGCCGAGGTGGCAGTGTTCAGCCACAGGTCAGCTGGGGCAGAGGGAAGTTGCTTTCTCAACAGCCTAAGAGAACCAACACCACAATGCCCAGTGCCAAGGCAGAGAGCAGACTGCCGCCTGACTGACACCCAGCTGGCCAGTCCCGTGCAGCCACAAGGGACCAGCACAAGGAAGTAGCTGTAGCTGAAAAGCCACATTtccttaaacaaagaaaaaacatccAAAAGCCAAATACTGTTTCTAGGGAACAGTTATacctgttacttttttttcccatcaacAGCAGACAACAATGTTATCAAAACAGAGGTGTTGGCAGGGgcatgctgccttctcaggctcactagcagggagcagggctgtAAGGGGAGGCCCCTCCTACGGGTGGCAGTGTTCCAGGCAGTGGCTCCATCTGATGCATCACAATGCTGGGTCCTCATTCTAAAAAAGAGACCTCGCCTTTAGAAGAAATTCATCTCTCTTCCATTAGCTGGCCTAACTTCTCCCACGGTGCCAACAGCCAGAGAAgagccagcctaaagccaggTCCCACATGTCCTGagaccatcaactgctgcctcccaggaacacAGTGCTGCATGGGAAGACAAGGTGCGACTCATCCCCGGTACCCCAGTTCGGGGGTGGCACAAGTTGCGGCACAGCCTGCAGTGCTACAAGACATGTTCCTGCTACCCCTCTCAAAAATGATCAGCTTCTCGAACCTGCgtggcagtgccagcatcccttataggttctgttccagtcccagctgtgccacttcccatccagctccctgctaatggtctgggaaaacagctgaggataaCTCAaatgtctgggcccctgcacccaagtgggagacgggaggaagctcttgactcctacCTTCGAGGGTGTTTGGGGATGAAtgatcttgcctttcaaataaacaaatggttaaaaaaaaccccacaaaataaCAATCATCAGCTTCTTAGATAGACGGAAGATTCTATACAGGGTTGGGGGGCGGGTCGAGGGCTGACACAGGCCTTGGTGACGCCTCCCAGAGGATCCAGCCACCAGCCCAGCCAACAGGACAGTCGATCTCCGCGGAGGGGAGTGTGTCGGCTTGGCGCTGCTCTCCACTCCATCCTCGACACCCGCGGACAAGCCGCAGGGCGCCCAAAGGCAGCCGGATGGAGGTCCTTCTGGGAGGGTAGGGGGCCCCCATTTCCTTCCCGACAGTCCTCTTCCGCCAGGGCTTGCTCGCTCGGTCCCAGAGCCATCTCCGATGCTAACGCTCTCTCCTTCCGCCTCCACCCACCGCACGCATCTGCCAGATCGCAAAGAGCAGCGAGCGGCGGGGACGCCCCGCTGCCCGTCCCCCCCCCCCGGGGCCTCGCACCAACCGTGTCGGCCTGCGAGCGGCTGctccccggcccggcccggcccgcgcGCTCGGCGGCCAAGGCCCCGGCGCACAGCACGCCCCGCGCGGACCGCGGTGCCCACCACCGGGGCCGGAAGGCCTCGCGTCCACCCGCGCCCCACGTCGGAGCGGCACCCACCTGCACGCCCACGTCCGGGCTCAGCGCAGCAGAGCAGCCCCGCAGGCCACGAGGAGGGCCCGCCGAGGCTCCGTGCCCCTCCTCCCTCCGCTTCGGACGAGGTCTCCTTCGCAGAGAGCCGTCCCTCGGCCTCCTTTCTTCCGGGAAGCTCCGCCCGCGTCGCCGGAGACCCAGAGCCCATGGACGTTAGGACGCCATCCGCGGATTCCCGCTCCGAGTGCGTGGGTCTCTGCGCAGCCGCGAGCGCCTCGGCCACGCCCACTCCCGCCTCCCGTTTGACAGGCAGCGAGGTCACTCACTCAGACCGCGAGCGTGACGGCTAGCTCCGCCCACGTGTGGCACAAAGAAGAAGCGGCTTCCGGGAAGGCCCCTTCCCAGAATTCCTCGGCACATTCACGCTCGAAATTTCATTGAGGTTACTGATTAAGTGGGACCTCTGATTGGATAAGACCTCCAAGGCCCCGCCCTTATAGTCACTCTCCATTGGCTGAGGGGAGAGGCTTGGCGTCAGGCGCCTGCTTGGAGCGGTGCCCCATTCACCTGTGTTGGAATGAATCCAGGTCAAAGATTGGCGCAATTTCAAGGCGTGATGCAATCGCGGGAAAGTGCTGTGGCTGACGTAGTCAGACGTTCAGTAAGAATGCCAGACACAGGGATGGTGGTGGAAGTCCGCCAGGTCCAcacctgtgagagagagagagagagagggagagagagagagagagagtgagtatgccttggtgggaagctggaaccagTGTGGGACCTGGGCATGGTATCTACTGTCCTCGCCGCTGGGCCTCAGACAGGTTCAGAAACCGCCTGGGCTGTTTCATACAGGCCACCCCCAACCCTCTTCAGTCAAGTCCGTGGCAAGTTTAGATCTTTCAGATAAATTGGAGTAGAAAGGGTGAATG carries:
- the NXT1 gene encoding NTF2-related export protein 1 codes for the protein MASVDFKTYVDQACRAAEEFVNVYYSTMDKRRRLLSRLYMGTATMVWNGNAVSGHESLSEFFEMLPSSEFQISVVDCQPVHDEATPSQTTVLVVICGTVKFEGNKQRDFNQNFILTAQASPSNTVWKIASDCFRFQDWAN